The genomic window CTTGCCCGAGAGCCCGGGGTTCGAAGGGGATCTATGGCGGCGAAAACGCGCCCAATGCGCACCACGCGAACGTCCAGGCGACCGCCTCGGAAGAGGTCCGGGGCGGCCGGCCGGTTGCGTAAGCGCAGCACCAAGGCGGTCGCGCCTGACGTGGTCCAGGCCGCGCTCGCCGCCTTTGCCCACGAGGTCCGCACCCCCCTGACCGGTATTCTGGCGATCAGTGACCTGCTCGCGACCTCCGATCTCGGCGAGCGGGAGCGGCGCTGGGCCGACACCATCAAGGCCGGCGCCGAACATCTGGCGAGCCTTGCGACGGTGTTTGTGGACGCTGCCCGGACAGGAAAGGGGGGAAGCACGCTGCGGCAGGACCTGTTCGACCTGCGGACGCTTGCCCGCAGCGCCGGCGATTCGCTGGCCGGCCGCGCCGCGGCCAAGGGTCTTCAGGCCCAGGTCGACATTTCCGAGAAGTTGCCGGGGCTGGTGGTCGGCGATCCCGTCCGCCTGCGCGCTGCGCTCGAGAACCTGATCGACAATGCCGTGAAATTCACCGATCAGGGCGGCGTGGCGCTTGCGGTGGCGCCCTGGCGTCCCGCCAAGGACGAGCGCAAAGGCAAAGCCAAGGATAAGGGCAGGGTCGGCATCGCCTTCGCGGTGTCCGACAGCGGCATCGGTCTTACCATGGCCGAGATCAAGCGGCTGTTCCGCCCATTCACCCAGGCCAATGTCACCATTGCATCGCGCTTCGGCGGCGCCGGTCTGGGTCTATCCTCGGTGAAGCAGCTCGCGCGCGCGATGGGCGGCGACATCACGGTCGCTCCGCGCCGCGGCGGCGGCGCCACGTTCACGCTGACGGTATCGCTGGATGCGGCGGGATCGGGCAAATCGCGCAAAGGAAAGAACGGTAGCGAGCCCGAGGCGGTGACCGCCCTCCGCGTGCTTAGCGTCGAGGACAATCCGTTCGGCCGCGTGGTGCTCAACACCATTTTGACCGAGCTCGGCCATCATGCCGAGTTCATCGGTCGCGGCGAGGATGCGGTCGGTCGGCTCGCGCAAGGAGCGTTCGACGCGGTGCTGATGGACATGGTGCTACCGGGTATCGACGGCGTCGAGGCCATCAGGCGGATCCGCACGCTGCCGACGCCGCTGGCTCAGATCCCCATCATCGGCGTTTCCGGTCGCGGCGAGGACGAGGCGGCCTCGCGCGAGGCCGGTGCCGACGCCTTCCTGGTCAAGCCTGTGTCTCCGCGGGCTTTAGCGACTGCGCTGCTTGAAGCGACACGCCGTGAGGCAGCCGCGACTTGATGATCGCGGCATTGAGCTCGCCGCCGTACACGAAAATCGCGGCGATGAAATACAGAAACACCAGCGCGATGATGACCGAGGCCAGCCCCGCATACATCGTCACGTAATTGTTGGCGAAGCGCGCCAGGTATTGCCCGAAGACGACACCGGAGACCAGCGACGCCACCACCGTGAAAACGATGCCCGGCA from Bradyrhizobium zhanjiangense includes these protein-coding regions:
- a CDS encoding ATP-binding protein, yielding MAAKTRPMRTTRTSRRPPRKRSGAAGRLRKRSTKAVAPDVVQAALAAFAHEVRTPLTGILAISDLLATSDLGERERRWADTIKAGAEHLASLATVFVDAARTGKGGSTLRQDLFDLRTLARSAGDSLAGRAAAKGLQAQVDISEKLPGLVVGDPVRLRAALENLIDNAVKFTDQGGVALAVAPWRPAKDERKGKAKDKGRVGIAFAVSDSGIGLTMAEIKRLFRPFTQANVTIASRFGGAGLGLSSVKQLARAMGGDITVAPRRGGGATFTLTVSLDAAGSGKSRKGKNGSEPEAVTALRVLSVEDNPFGRVVLNTILTELGHHAEFIGRGEDAVGRLAQGAFDAVLMDMVLPGIDGVEAIRRIRTLPTPLAQIPIIGVSGRGEDEAASREAGADAFLVKPVSPRALATALLEATRREAAAT